The Commensalibacter nepenthis genome has a window encoding:
- a CDS encoding ATP-dependent helicase, which translates to MTEYLNQLNQTQREAVETTEGPVLVLAGAGTGKTRVLTTRFAHILLTGKAYSNQILAVTFTNKASKEMSERIAHLIQQPVDGLWLGSFHKICAKMLRINAHLVGLTSNFTILDTDDQIRLLKQIIPSYPIDLKTTPPQLILGTIQSWKDKGYSFGNLPASEKNTPETIIIQEIYHTYQVRLQQLNACDFGDLMLHVFNIFNQYPEVLQKYQRYFRYILVDEYQDTNIIQYLWLRLLAQRSDDIPNICCVGDDDQSIYSWRGAEIANILRFEKDFPTAKIIRLEANYRSTQNILGAASELINHNSQRLGKTLQAANKPVQNEKVHIASVWDSHEEARLICDQMIALQKDRHRYGDMAILMRTGSQTRPFEERMIMLGLPYKIIGGLRFYERAEIRDAIAYMRIVAQPNDNLALERIINIPRRGVGSVALQKIHMKARELDIPMLQAVDYLLINNQLKGKIYTELTLLMNQLDQARKKIETEGYVSAIDDLLNNCGYIDMWKQDKSPEAAGRLENIKELFQATAEFPNLVEFLEHISLIMDNDDLSGDDKVNLMTLHAAKGLEFNIVFLPGWEEGLFPSQRTMDESGINGLEEERRLAYVGITRAKQILFISHAANRQIYGQWQSSIPSRFVEELSDKYTKKTSHIKQSQNRPQKNNDYYDRYSSPKFSTEITQGATYSQAKRPYSPPKTKNIPVGSRVFHQKFGHGTVLSIENNKLEVCFDKSDIKHVIDSFVTLES; encoded by the coding sequence ATGACCGAGTATCTAAACCAATTAAATCAAACGCAACGCGAAGCCGTAGAAACAACAGAAGGACCTGTGTTAGTTCTGGCGGGTGCAGGTACTGGGAAAACCAGAGTATTAACAACTCGTTTTGCCCATATTTTATTAACTGGCAAGGCATATTCCAATCAAATATTAGCAGTTACCTTTACAAACAAAGCCTCAAAAGAAATGAGCGAGCGAATTGCGCATTTAATTCAACAACCTGTTGATGGGTTGTGGTTAGGCAGCTTTCATAAAATCTGTGCTAAAATGTTACGAATAAATGCACATCTTGTTGGGCTCACCTCTAATTTTACAATCCTAGATACCGATGACCAAATCAGATTACTTAAACAAATTATCCCTTCTTATCCAATTGATTTAAAAACGACGCCTCCTCAACTGATTCTTGGAACGATTCAATCTTGGAAAGATAAAGGATATTCCTTTGGGAACTTACCTGCTTCTGAAAAAAATACCCCAGAAACTATTATTATTCAAGAAATATACCATACTTATCAAGTCAGGTTACAGCAATTAAATGCTTGTGATTTTGGGGATTTGATGTTGCATGTTTTTAACATTTTCAATCAGTATCCAGAAGTCCTTCAAAAATATCAACGATATTTTAGATACATATTGGTAGACGAATATCAAGACACCAACATCATTCAATATTTATGGTTACGACTTTTGGCGCAACGTTCAGACGACATCCCAAATATTTGCTGTGTTGGGGATGACGATCAATCGATTTATTCTTGGCGTGGTGCTGAAATTGCGAATATTTTGCGATTCGAAAAAGACTTTCCCACCGCCAAAATTATTCGTTTGGAAGCAAACTATCGATCAACTCAAAATATCCTTGGTGCTGCCTCAGAATTAATTAATCATAACTCACAACGTTTGGGAAAAACACTGCAAGCCGCCAACAAGCCCGTTCAGAATGAAAAAGTACATATTGCTTCTGTATGGGATTCACATGAAGAAGCTCGTTTGATTTGCGACCAAATGATTGCCTTGCAAAAGGATAGACATCGCTATGGTGATATGGCTATTCTAATGAGAACAGGCTCTCAAACACGTCCATTTGAAGAACGTATGATTATGTTGGGGTTACCTTACAAAATTATTGGCGGTTTGCGTTTTTATGAACGTGCAGAAATCAGAGATGCCATTGCTTATATGCGTATTGTTGCCCAACCTAATGATAATTTAGCTCTTGAGAGAATTATCAATATCCCTAGAAGAGGCGTTGGCAGCGTTGCTCTGCAAAAGATACATATGAAGGCACGGGAACTTGATATTCCAATGTTACAAGCTGTTGATTATTTACTTATTAATAACCAACTTAAAGGCAAAATTTATACTGAGTTAACCCTATTGATGAATCAATTGGATCAAGCAAGAAAGAAAATCGAAACAGAGGGATATGTTAGTGCCATAGACGATCTACTCAATAATTGTGGTTATATCGATATGTGGAAACAAGATAAATCCCCCGAAGCTGCTGGAAGGCTTGAAAATATCAAGGAGCTTTTTCAAGCAACCGCTGAGTTTCCAAATTTAGTCGAATTTTTAGAACATATTTCTTTGATTATGGATAATGATGATTTATCGGGTGATGACAAAGTCAATTTGATGACCTTACATGCTGCCAAAGGTCTGGAATTCAATATTGTTTTCTTACCTGGTTGGGAAGAAGGGCTTTTCCCCTCTCAACGCACAATGGATGAGAGCGGCATAAACGGTCTTGAGGAAGAACGTAGGTTGGCTTATGTTGGTATTACCAGAGCCAAACAAATTTTATTTATTTCTCATGCAGCCAACAGACAGATTTATGGGCAGTGGCAATCTTCTATTCCCAGTCGTTTTGTCGAGGAGCTTTCTGATAAATATACAAAAAAAACCTCGCACATTAAGCAAAGTCAAAATCGTCCTCAAAAAAATAACGATTATTATGACCGCTACTCCTCGCCTAAATTCTCTACTGAAATTACACAAGGAGCCACTTACTCACAAGCCAAACGTCCCTATTCCCCACCTAAAACCAAAAATATCCCTGTTGGCAGTCGTGTTTTCCACCAAAAATTTGGGCATGGAACTGTTCTCAGTATTGAAAATAATAAACTTGAAGTTTGTTTTGATAAATCGGATATTAAACACGTAATTGACAGCTTTGTAACGTTAGAATCATGA
- a CDS encoding GNAT family N-acetyltransferase, whose translation MTHIRHAIPSDLRGILEITNHEIVNGTAFWMTIPRTYQEQVQWFEAREKAGYPVFVAVDETQKVLGFASYGLFRPYDGYKHTVEHSVYISPHAQGKGLGKALLKELISYAQHHNVHAMIAAITEGNTASVRLHEWFGFKYGGILPQTGIKFDQWLNLLFMYKILTSDD comes from the coding sequence ATGACCCATATCAGACACGCTATTCCCTCTGATCTTAGAGGGATTCTGGAAATCACAAACCATGAAATTGTAAATGGAACCGCATTTTGGATGACCATTCCCAGAACATATCAAGAACAGGTGCAATGGTTCGAAGCAAGAGAAAAAGCAGGCTATCCTGTTTTTGTAGCGGTTGATGAAACGCAAAAAGTCCTTGGGTTCGCCTCATATGGTTTATTCAGACCCTATGACGGATATAAGCACACCGTCGAACATTCAGTATATATTTCCCCACATGCCCAAGGAAAAGGTCTGGGAAAAGCATTGCTCAAAGAGCTAATCTCTTATGCACAACATCATAATGTGCATGCTATGATCGCAGCAATCACCGAAGGTAATACAGCATCAGTTCGGTTACATGAATGGTTTGGATTTAAATATGGAGGTATTCTACCCCAAACAGGAATTAAATTCGACCAATGGTTAAACCTTCTCTTTATGTATAAAATTTTAACTTCTGATGATTAA
- a CDS encoding shikimate dehydrogenase, with translation MQIITGKAKIAAVLGWPIEHSRSPLLHNFWLQRHLIDGAYIPLAVKAEDFNTVIQSIKAAGFKGCNVTIPHKEAAYQCCDVVDETARKMRSVNTLWFADDGKICGTSTDGDGFVANLKDTGLTLTNKKILILGAGGAARSVAYSLIQENAQISITNRTLQRAEQLVQDLGAGQIIKWQSWAKELGQFDLLINTTSLGMEGKEDFQFDLQHARADLVVTDIVYVPRMTPLLIAAQQKGLKTIEGLGMLLHQARLGFSKWFGVDPSVDHELTEFVANSLKK, from the coding sequence ATGCAAATAATAACTGGAAAAGCGAAAATTGCAGCTGTATTGGGGTGGCCTATTGAACATTCACGTTCACCTTTATTACATAATTTTTGGTTGCAAAGACACCTTATTGATGGGGCATATATTCCTTTGGCGGTTAAAGCAGAAGATTTTAATACTGTTATTCAAAGTATAAAAGCTGCTGGGTTTAAAGGATGTAACGTTACCATTCCTCATAAAGAGGCTGCTTATCAATGTTGTGATGTGGTTGATGAAACGGCAAGAAAAATGAGATCGGTTAATACTTTATGGTTCGCAGATGATGGCAAAATATGTGGTACATCAACTGATGGTGACGGTTTTGTTGCCAACCTCAAAGATACAGGTCTTACTTTAACCAATAAAAAGATTCTGATCTTAGGGGCTGGCGGGGCGGCACGCTCTGTGGCTTATTCTTTGATTCAAGAGAATGCTCAAATATCTATTACCAATAGAACGTTACAACGCGCTGAACAGCTTGTGCAAGATTTAGGGGCTGGGCAAATCATAAAATGGCAGTCATGGGCAAAAGAATTGGGGCAATTTGATCTTTTAATCAATACAACTTCTTTGGGTATGGAAGGTAAAGAAGATTTTCAATTTGATTTGCAACATGCACGTGCAGATTTGGTTGTGACGGATATTGTTTATGTTCCTAGAATGACTCCTTTATTAATAGCAGCACAACAAAAAGGATTGAAAACAATTGAGGGGCTTGGAATGTTATTACATCAAGCCCGTTTAGGGTTTTCGAAATGGTTTGGTGTTGATCCAAGTGTCGATCATGAACTGACAGAATTTGTTGCAAATAGTTTAAAGAAATAA
- a CDS encoding 50S ribosomal protein L11 methyltransferase: MTLKTKRHATALETISVVVPEEHVEIFENALGTICPTVGIFEEDSDNNIWRLEGIKDVGYGEEELANALALANSISGISPELQRKSTETDGWLARTYEAFPEQAIGKRFIIRGTHLDDTPSPSHLVLTLDAGVAFGSGEHGSTRGCLIALETIAHLKPQNILDLGCGSGILAMGAGALLNKKVLAVDIEPWSVRAAKQNVIRNGLRNLVVCEHGNGWLSPSIRKKAPFDLVFANILARPLCKMAKDLAKNLAPGGRVILSGLLATQIPMVLVAHQRQGLKLQEKIIQGSWAALILYKPNKS; encoded by the coding sequence ATGACATTAAAAACAAAAAGACACGCCACTGCTCTGGAAACCATTTCTGTTGTTGTTCCAGAAGAACATGTTGAAATCTTTGAAAACGCTTTGGGTACGATCTGTCCAACCGTTGGGATTTTCGAAGAGGATTCCGATAATAATATTTGGCGGTTGGAAGGCATCAAAGATGTAGGCTATGGTGAAGAAGAACTTGCCAACGCCCTAGCTCTGGCCAATAGTATTTCTGGGATTTCCCCTGAACTACAAAGAAAATCAACCGAAACAGATGGATGGTTAGCCAGAACTTACGAGGCTTTTCCTGAACAAGCTATTGGCAAACGATTCATCATTCGTGGAACGCATTTAGATGATACCCCGTCTCCTTCTCATCTTGTATTAACTTTGGATGCTGGTGTTGCGTTTGGTTCAGGCGAACATGGATCAACACGAGGATGCTTAATTGCACTTGAAACAATTGCACACTTAAAACCTCAAAATATATTAGACCTTGGTTGTGGTTCGGGTATTTTGGCAATGGGGGCTGGGGCTTTATTAAATAAAAAAGTGTTGGCTGTTGATATCGAACCATGGTCTGTTCGTGCAGCTAAACAAAATGTTATTCGCAATGGCTTACGCAACTTGGTCGTATGTGAACATGGAAATGGGTGGTTATCCCCATCTATTCGTAAAAAAGCCCCTTTTGACTTAGTTTTTGCAAATATTTTGGCACGTCCTTTATGCAAAATGGCGAAAGATTTAGCTAAAAACCTAGCTCCTGGTGGGCGGGTCATTTTATCTGGATTACTTGCAACCCAAATCCCTATGGTATTGGTAGCTCATCAACGTCAAGGATTAAAATTACAAGAAAAAATTATTCAAGGCAGCTGGGCTGCATTAATTTTATATAAGCCAAACAAATCATGA
- a CDS encoding glycine zipper domain-containing protein, whose amino-acid sequence MFRSNFYKVITVGTACFMLSACSATYNSNLTPEQNKQNQRDAQYNNTLGTGAVAGTALGALVGGLVGGKKGLLIGSLSGAAVGTGAGYMVADRTQNQQMTEDQLNKQIATAHQITLTAQADAQQAAQQVDAAQRQLATLNQQIASKKITKAQYQQKLAKIQQTSNNLNSKINYYSEQSRQMHQYATLSKDPRFAQEAQQTDDAINRLKYAENLLVTGMGAQPAGYNQTRG is encoded by the coding sequence ATGTTTAGGTCAAATTTTTATAAGGTAATTACTGTTGGCACAGCTTGTTTTATGCTTTCTGCTTGCAGTGCAACATATAATTCTAATTTAACCCCAGAGCAAAACAAACAAAATCAACGCGATGCTCAATATAATAATACATTGGGTACAGGCGCAGTTGCAGGCACTGCTTTGGGTGCATTAGTGGGTGGACTTGTTGGTGGTAAAAAAGGATTGTTAATTGGTTCATTAAGTGGTGCAGCTGTTGGAACTGGGGCTGGGTATATGGTTGCTGATAGAACACAAAACCAGCAAATGACAGAAGACCAACTCAACAAGCAAATTGCCACAGCACATCAAATTACTTTGACTGCACAAGCTGATGCACAACAAGCAGCACAACAAGTTGATGCAGCACAAAGGCAATTGGCAACTTTAAATCAACAAATCGCGTCCAAGAAAATTACAAAAGCTCAATATCAACAAAAACTGGCTAAGATTCAACAAACATCAAATAATTTGAATAGCAAAATCAATTATTATTCAGAGCAAAGTCGTCAAATGCATCAATATGCAACACTATCAAAAGACCCTCGTTTTGCACAGGAAGCACAACAAACAGATGATGCAATCAATCGTTTGAAATATGCTGAAAATTTACTGGTTACAGGAATGGGGGCTCAACCTGCTGGATATAATCAAACAAGAGGATAA
- a CDS encoding isocitrate/isopropylmalate dehydrogenase family protein, producing MSDLIPVTLIPGDGIGPEIIAATLDILETIKAPFQWDKQLAGMAAVDASGDPLPQQTIDSIHKTGLALKGPLTTPVGKGFRSINVTLRKEFGLYANVRPTRTLIPGGRFENVDIVLVRENLEGFYAAMEHYIPVGDDPKAIATCTGYTSRTECRRIVKYAFDYAVKNHRKKVTLVHKANILKELCGLFLEEGRKVAKEYEGKIACEERIVDACAMELVLKPETYDVIVTTNLFGDILSDLTSGLIGGLGMPPGANIGEKAAMFEAVHGSAPDIAGKNLANPLAVLRASAMMLEYVNRADLAKRIETAIEKVVVHDKVRTKDLGGNASTSDMTAALKQAIA from the coding sequence ATGTCCGATTTAATTCCCGTAACCCTTATTCCTGGTGATGGTATTGGTCCAGAGATTATTGCTGCTACGCTTGATATTCTAGAAACAATTAAAGCACCATTCCAATGGGACAAACAATTGGCAGGTATGGCTGCGGTTGATGCTTCTGGTGATCCTTTGCCACAACAAACGATTGATAGTATTCATAAAACAGGATTGGCTTTGAAAGGTCCTTTGACAACACCAGTCGGCAAAGGTTTTCGTTCAATCAACGTAACCCTTCGTAAAGAGTTTGGTCTATATGCCAATGTGCGTCCAACACGTACATTAATTCCAGGCGGACGTTTCGAAAATGTAGATATTGTTTTGGTTCGTGAAAACCTCGAAGGTTTTTATGCAGCAATGGAACATTATATCCCTGTTGGTGATGATCCAAAAGCCATTGCAACTTGTACTGGATATACCTCCAGAACAGAATGTCGCCGTATTGTTAAATATGCCTTCGATTATGCGGTGAAAAATCACCGAAAAAAAGTAACATTGGTTCATAAAGCCAATATTTTAAAAGAACTTTGCGGATTATTCTTAGAAGAAGGTCGTAAAGTTGCCAAAGAATATGAAGGTAAAATTGCATGTGAAGAACGTATTGTTGATGCGTGTGCAATGGAATTGGTTTTAAAACCAGAAACTTATGACGTCATTGTTACAACAAATTTATTTGGTGATATTTTATCAGACCTGACCTCTGGATTAATCGGTGGTCTGGGAATGCCTCCAGGTGCGAATATTGGTGAAAAAGCAGCAATGTTTGAAGCAGTTCACGGTTCTGCCCCTGATATTGCAGGAAAAAATTTAGCCAATCCATTGGCTGTATTGCGTGCCTCAGCAATGATGTTGGAATATGTCAATCGTGCTGATCTAGCGAAACGTATTGAAACTGCAATTGAAAAAGTTGTGGTACACGACAAAGTCCGCACCAAAGATTTAGGTGGAAATGCCTCAACCAGTGATATGACCGCGGCATTAAAACAAGCAATCGCTTAA
- a CDS encoding M24 family metallopeptidase, translating to MNSAQKLAQIRSLFKQHHVDGFIIQKGDEFLNEYVAPYAERLAWLTGFTGSAGMAIILDQSAAVFSDGRYILQMQQELDQNNWESFHISKHPPLQWILEQKQNSIRLGYDPKLMSERDLKAFDHSSVTLVPIVNNLIDLIWNDHPAPPRQPIVAHEIQFSGQDHHEKIQALQQELTLNQEDAYILCDPASICWLLNIRGSDVPYTPIPLVFAIVTHNKVALYADQTQYTGSLSEFLGNDILLKSHTELETDLIALANMKIAFDPAQTPIWFIQTLEKYKVTFNKRNNPCILPKSCKNPIEQEGARQAHIRDAVAVCRFLYWLEHHGVGHSEVEVAQKLNGFRQEAGGDFYKEESFPAISGVGANGAIIHYHATPEKCSILTEDKAYLIDSGGQYLDGTTDITRTIWLGKNPAPQDLKEAVTSVLKGHIAISSAIFPKGTTGSRLDVLARYTLWQKGLDYDHGTGHGVGSYLSVHEGPCRISSIPFPVPLQEGMIISNEPGYYLSGQYGIRLENLLLVTSTTYDNFLKFEPLTMVPFDVNLMNIESLSITEKNWLNQYHQQIIEKISHFLNDQEQQWLRKLCLPVT from the coding sequence ATGAATTCTGCACAAAAACTTGCTCAAATACGCTCGCTCTTCAAACAGCACCATGTTGATGGCTTTATTATTCAAAAAGGTGATGAATTTCTGAATGAATATGTTGCCCCATATGCAGAACGTTTGGCTTGGCTAACTGGATTTACAGGGAGTGCAGGCATGGCGATTATATTAGATCAAAGCGCTGCGGTTTTTTCTGATGGACGATATATTCTGCAAATGCAGCAAGAGCTTGATCAAAATAATTGGGAAAGCTTTCATATTTCCAAACATCCCCCTCTTCAATGGATCTTGGAGCAAAAGCAAAATTCTATTCGCCTTGGATATGATCCAAAATTAATGAGTGAACGGGATTTAAAAGCATTCGATCATTCTTCGGTTACTTTAGTTCCAATTGTAAATAATCTGATTGATCTTATATGGAATGACCATCCTGCGCCGCCCAGGCAACCTATCGTTGCACATGAAATACAATTTTCTGGTCAAGATCATCACGAAAAGATCCAAGCCTTACAACAAGAATTAACCCTCAATCAAGAAGACGCTTATATTTTGTGTGATCCTGCTTCTATTTGTTGGTTGTTGAATATTAGAGGCTCAGATGTTCCTTACACGCCAATTCCTTTGGTTTTCGCAATCGTTACACATAACAAAGTGGCTCTATATGCGGATCAAACGCAATATACAGGATCCTTATCTGAATTTTTAGGAAACGATATTCTTTTAAAATCTCATACTGAGCTAGAGACAGACTTAATTGCCTTGGCAAATATGAAAATTGCGTTTGATCCTGCACAAACTCCGATTTGGTTTATTCAAACACTCGAAAAATATAAGGTTACATTTAATAAACGAAATAATCCATGTATATTACCTAAATCCTGTAAAAACCCGATTGAACAAGAGGGCGCACGCCAAGCTCATATTCGAGACGCTGTTGCAGTGTGTCGCTTTTTATATTGGTTAGAGCATCATGGTGTTGGGCATAGTGAAGTCGAGGTTGCTCAAAAACTTAATGGTTTTAGACAAGAAGCTGGTGGTGATTTTTATAAAGAAGAAAGTTTTCCAGCCATTTCAGGCGTTGGAGCCAATGGCGCCATTATTCATTATCATGCAACTCCTGAAAAATGTTCAATTTTAACAGAAGATAAAGCATATTTAATTGATAGCGGTGGGCAGTATCTTGATGGCACAACAGATATCACGCGTACTATTTGGTTAGGAAAAAATCCAGCCCCTCAAGATTTAAAAGAAGCTGTCACGTCTGTTTTAAAAGGACATATTGCTATATCCTCTGCTATCTTTCCAAAAGGCACAACAGGCAGTAGATTAGATGTATTGGCTCGATATACGTTATGGCAAAAAGGGTTAGATTACGATCATGGAACAGGTCATGGCGTTGGCAGTTACCTTTCTGTTCATGAAGGACCTTGCCGTATTTCCTCAATTCCTTTCCCTGTTCCTTTACAAGAAGGAATGATTATTTCAAATGAGCCTGGATATTATCTTTCAGGTCAATATGGTATTCGATTAGAAAATTTATTGTTAGTCACCTCAACCACTTACGATAATTTTTTAAAATTTGAGCCTTTAACGATGGTTCCTTTTGATGTGAATCTTATGAATATAGAGTCTTTGTCTATAACTGAAAAAAACTGGTTAAATCAATATCATCAACAAATAATTGAAAAAATTTCTCACTTTCTTAATGACCAAGAACAACAATGGCTCCGTAAACTTTGCCTGCCTGTAACATAG
- a CDS encoding UPF0758 domain-containing protein, giving the protein MDNSFLPPVSKRSKQFTTLNGVGHRGRMRAKLLQKGGQALEDYELLEMLLYLVIPRRDTKPLAKHLMNSFGSLDGLFSAPAEQLEKEKISQEFIQVIDFLKQITERLILPDFNNRPSLKCWKDVIVYLNEYPLEKEAHNKNMLRLLFLNNQQKLICDEYIIHQNTKAISEIIQKALNLYATHLITIYYGFGNEFTSLMRKNETKFAMMLQSSAHHFDLSIGDHIICFDSEYFSVLKNTNFNL; this is encoded by the coding sequence ATGGACAATTCTTTTTTACCGCCTGTTTCAAAAAGAAGCAAACAATTTACAACTCTGAATGGTGTTGGACATCGGGGAAGGATGCGTGCCAAATTATTACAAAAGGGTGGACAGGCGCTTGAGGATTATGAACTTCTTGAAATGTTACTTTATTTAGTTATTCCAAGAAGAGATACGAAACCACTAGCAAAACATTTAATGAATAGTTTTGGCTCGTTAGATGGGTTATTTAGTGCCCCAGCAGAACAATTAGAAAAAGAAAAAATATCACAAGAATTTATACAAGTAATTGATTTCTTAAAACAAATAACTGAACGATTAATTTTACCTGATTTCAATAATCGCCCTTCCTTAAAATGCTGGAAAGACGTGATTGTTTATTTGAATGAATATCCACTTGAAAAAGAAGCTCACAACAAAAATATGTTACGGTTATTATTTTTAAATAACCAGCAAAAGCTGATTTGTGATGAATATATTATCCATCAAAATACCAAAGCAATTTCAGAAATTATTCAAAAAGCATTAAATCTTTATGCAACGCACCTGATTACTATTTACTATGGTTTCGGCAATGAATTTACCTCTTTGATGCGTAAAAATGAAACCAAATTTGCGATGATGTTACAAAGTTCGGCACATCATTTTGATTTAAGTATAGGCGATCATATTATTTGTTTTGATTCTGAATATTTCAGTGTTTTAAAAAATACTAATTTTAACCTATAG
- a CDS encoding DoxX family protein has protein sequence MAKNCKKIWRTLVGLGFAACGISKVLGVDIQAKRFAQLNWSESNMKTLGGAQIAGATMLSCKKTSRLGALLLASSALCLLVTGLKHNRKEELAIDSFGIFAALSILFSKKCKK, from the coding sequence ATGGCTAAGAATTGTAAAAAAATATGGCGTACTCTCGTTGGGTTGGGATTTGCTGCATGTGGGATCAGTAAAGTTCTCGGAGTAGACATTCAAGCAAAAAGATTTGCACAATTAAATTGGTCAGAATCTAATATGAAAACATTGGGTGGAGCTCAAATCGCCGGTGCTACAATGCTTAGCTGTAAAAAAACGTCTAGATTAGGTGCATTGCTTTTGGCCAGTTCTGCATTATGTTTGCTGGTAACTGGACTTAAACATAATAGAAAAGAAGAATTAGCAATCGACAGTTTTGGTATTTTTGCTGCTTTGTCCATTTTATTCTCTAAAAAATGTAAAAAATAA
- a CDS encoding N-formylglutamate amidohydrolase: protein MLLCNHDPNPVSIMHEKSFSPFLMVCDHAGYVIPDQLADLGLQEKDRYRHIAWDIGIKNVGEQLSTLLGATFIAQTYSRLVVDCNRGENNPTLIAQTSDDLAIMGNQNLDLMQKQERIDEIYKPYHQTISKLIDERLTTNIQTFFISLHSFTPVMNDGFQRPWHAGILHGRNNQFSMIFKKLLEENYHYPIGDNEPYALTEKNDYTVPTHAYQRNLPYLELEIRQDSITTMDQQYEWAERLSLLLPMALKEYQVQCK, encoded by the coding sequence ATGTTATTGTGTAATCATGATCCCAATCCTGTTTCTATAATGCATGAGAAATCTTTTTCTCCTTTCCTTATGGTTTGCGATCATGCGGGGTATGTTATTCCAGATCAACTTGCCGATCTGGGGTTGCAAGAAAAGGATCGTTATCGTCATATTGCTTGGGATATTGGTATTAAAAATGTTGGTGAACAATTATCTACATTATTAGGGGCGACATTTATTGCCCAAACTTATTCTAGATTGGTGGTTGATTGTAATCGTGGGGAAAATAATCCCACATTAATCGCACAGACAAGCGATGACCTAGCCATTATGGGTAATCAAAACCTTGATTTGATGCAAAAGCAAGAACGGATTGATGAGATTTACAAACCATACCATCAAACAATCTCAAAATTAATTGATGAACGTTTAACAACGAATATACAAACTTTTTTTATATCTTTACACAGCTTTACCCCAGTTATGAATGATGGTTTCCAAAGACCTTGGCATGCTGGGATTTTGCACGGTCGTAACAACCAATTTTCGATGATTTTCAAGAAATTACTTGAAGAGAATTATCATTATCCAATAGGCGATAATGAACCATATGCGTTAACAGAAAAAAATGATTATACTGTTCCAACGCATGCTTATCAAAGAAATTTACCTTATTTAGAGTTGGAAATCCGTCAAGATTCAATTACAACGATGGATCAACAGTATGAATGGGCTGAACGATTATCACTTTTATTACCTATGGCACTAAAGGAGTACCAAGTTCAATGCAAATAA